Proteins co-encoded in one Macrobrachium rosenbergii isolate ZJJX-2024 chromosome 54, ASM4041242v1, whole genome shotgun sequence genomic window:
- the LOC136834830 gene encoding uncharacterized protein isoform X3, whose translation MLWVCQKEMSNEKCVLEHSLSDAHQKKLNSIPLAKVEGTFQGQSYNYPPHTLQHKLLLSRIPAVGLQMVEGYRRNPRDEPYYRCNLCLAHGQTPGVFNHIIGKKHTEKYIRNRCVLMTSVISPVTLEVLRKRLVDVEGLKCDLIKTIIGLNCYPQKLIDAAKAKLTMKAWRMHKIDIRTEDRSSRPPSPVPGTSRSCRDTYKASNSSFTSNLESSPSSVKREGRASSSCPDQSPPRKRMFLDGASGATTGSADKEVQTYEMGNIIKGLKFIMETNKGTASVLQSNREAKEAIDLMFAIATVLRLNAVAEKPSPLREKKVAIFENILGEIMFSLRKVPL comes from the exons ATGCTGTGG GTGTGTCAGAAGGAAATGTCGAACGAGAAATGTGTCTTGGAACATTCTCTATCTGATGCTCATCAAAAG AAATTGAACAGCATCCCTTTAGCAAAGGTGGAGGGTACTTTCCAAGGTCAGTCTTACAATTATCCCCCACATACACTTCAGCACAAACTTCTGCTTAGTCGTATACCAGCTGTAG GACTGCAGATGGTGGAGGGATATCGTAGAAATCCAAGAGACGAACCGTACTACAGATGCAACCTGTGTTTAGCCCATGGACAGACGCCTGGTGTTTTTAACCACATCATTGGTAAGAAGCACACTGAAAAGTACATT AGAAACCGTTGTGTTTTGATGACCTCAGTTATTTCTCCAGTGACACTAGAAGTTCTTCGCAAGCGGTTAGTTGACGTTGAGGGTCTAAAGTGTGACTTGATCAAAACGATAATAG GTCTGAACTGCTACCCTCAAAAGTTGATTGATGCTGCAAAAGCAAAGCTCACAATGAAAGCCTGGAGAATGCATAAGATAGACATCAGAACTGAAGACAG GTCTTCTAGGCCACCTTCGCCAGTCCCTGGTACAAGCCGCTCATGCAGAGATACTTATAAAGCTAGTAATTCATCCTTTACCAGTAACTTAGAGTCAAGCCCGTCATCTGTAAAACGAGAAGGCAGGGCATCCTCCAGCTGTCCTGATCAGTCTCCACCCAGGAAGAGAATGTTCCTAGATGGCGCCAGTGGTGCAA CTACAGGATCAGCTGATAAAGAAGTGCAGACTTACGAGATGGGGAATATTATTAAAGGGCTGAAGTTCATTATGGAAACTAACAAAGGGACAG CTTCAGTCTTACAAAGTAATCGTGAAGCAAAAGAAGCCATTGATCTGATGTTTGCTATAGCCACAGTGCTTAGACTGAATGCAGTTGCTGAAAAGCCAAGCCCCCTGAGGGAGAAGAAAGTTGCT ATTTTTGAGAATATATTAGGAGAGATCATGTTCAGCCTCAGAAAGGTCCCCCTGTAA
- the LOC136834830 gene encoding uncharacterized protein isoform X2, with product MMFDSSRARIPRDWAENIMETFRFSAYDLKCMRTFQNAVDILYGQVYVVRLSHCGRMEFYCKVCQKEMSNEKCVLEHSLSDAHQKKLNSIPLAKVEGTFQGQSYNYPPHTLQHKLLLSRIPAVGLQMVEGYRRNPRDEPYYRCNLCLAHGQTPGVFNHIIGKKHTEKYIRNRCVLMTSVISPVTLEVLRKRLVDVEGLKCDLIKTIIGLNCYPQKLIDAAKAKLTMKAWRMHKIDIRTEDRSSRPPSPVPGTSRSCRDTYKASNSSFTSNLESSPSSVKREGRASSSCPDQSPPRKRMFLDGASGARSADKEVQTYEMGNIIKGLKFIMETNKGTASVLQSNREAKEAIDLMFAIATVLRLNAVAEKPSPLREKKVAIFENILGEIMFSLRKVPL from the exons ATGATGTTTGACTCGTCAAGAGCCAGAATTCCCAGG GACTGGGCTGAAAATATTATGGAGACATTCAGATTTTCAGCGTATGACTTAAAATGCATGAGGACTTTCCAGAATGCTGTGG ATATTTTGTATGGTCAAGTGTATGTCGTCAGGCTCAGCCACTGTGGACGTATGGAATTTTATTGCAAG GTGTGTCAGAAGGAAATGTCGAACGAGAAATGTGTCTTGGAACATTCTCTATCTGATGCTCATCAAAAG AAATTGAACAGCATCCCTTTAGCAAAGGTGGAGGGTACTTTCCAAGGTCAGTCTTACAATTATCCCCCACATACACTTCAGCACAAACTTCTGCTTAGTCGTATACCAGCTGTAG GACTGCAGATGGTGGAGGGATATCGTAGAAATCCAAGAGACGAACCGTACTACAGATGCAACCTGTGTTTAGCCCATGGACAGACGCCTGGTGTTTTTAACCACATCATTGGTAAGAAGCACACTGAAAAGTACATT AGAAACCGTTGTGTTTTGATGACCTCAGTTATTTCTCCAGTGACACTAGAAGTTCTTCGCAAGCGGTTAGTTGACGTTGAGGGTCTAAAGTGTGACTTGATCAAAACGATAATAG GTCTGAACTGCTACCCTCAAAAGTTGATTGATGCTGCAAAAGCAAAGCTCACAATGAAAGCCTGGAGAATGCATAAGATAGACATCAGAACTGAAGACAG GTCTTCTAGGCCACCTTCGCCAGTCCCTGGTACAAGCCGCTCATGCAGAGATACTTATAAAGCTAGTAATTCATCCTTTACCAGTAACTTAGAGTCAAGCCCGTCATCTGTAAAACGAGAAGGCAGGGCATCCTCCAGCTGTCCTGATCAGTCTCCACCCAGGAAGAGAATGTTCCTAGATGGCGCCAGTGGTGCAA GATCAGCTGATAAAGAAGTGCAGACTTACGAGATGGGGAATATTATTAAAGGGCTGAAGTTCATTATGGAAACTAACAAAGGGACAG CTTCAGTCTTACAAAGTAATCGTGAAGCAAAAGAAGCCATTGATCTGATGTTTGCTATAGCCACAGTGCTTAGACTGAATGCAGTTGCTGAAAAGCCAAGCCCCCTGAGGGAGAAGAAAGTTGCT ATTTTTGAGAATATATTAGGAGAGATCATGTTCAGCCTCAGAAAGGTCCCCCTGTAA
- the LOC136834830 gene encoding uncharacterized protein isoform X1, producing the protein MMFDSSRARIPRDWAENIMETFRFSAYDLKCMRTFQNAVDILYGQVYVVRLSHCGRMEFYCKVCQKEMSNEKCVLEHSLSDAHQKKLNSIPLAKVEGTFQGQSYNYPPHTLQHKLLLSRIPAVGLQMVEGYRRNPRDEPYYRCNLCLAHGQTPGVFNHIIGKKHTEKYIRNRCVLMTSVISPVTLEVLRKRLVDVEGLKCDLIKTIIGLNCYPQKLIDAAKAKLTMKAWRMHKIDIRTEDRSSRPPSPVPGTSRSCRDTYKASNSSFTSNLESSPSSVKREGRASSSCPDQSPPRKRMFLDGASGATTGSADKEVQTYEMGNIIKGLKFIMETNKGTASVLQSNREAKEAIDLMFAIATVLRLNAVAEKPSPLREKKVAIFENILGEIMFSLRKVPL; encoded by the exons ATGATGTTTGACTCGTCAAGAGCCAGAATTCCCAGG GACTGGGCTGAAAATATTATGGAGACATTCAGATTTTCAGCGTATGACTTAAAATGCATGAGGACTTTCCAGAATGCTGTGG ATATTTTGTATGGTCAAGTGTATGTCGTCAGGCTCAGCCACTGTGGACGTATGGAATTTTATTGCAAG GTGTGTCAGAAGGAAATGTCGAACGAGAAATGTGTCTTGGAACATTCTCTATCTGATGCTCATCAAAAG AAATTGAACAGCATCCCTTTAGCAAAGGTGGAGGGTACTTTCCAAGGTCAGTCTTACAATTATCCCCCACATACACTTCAGCACAAACTTCTGCTTAGTCGTATACCAGCTGTAG GACTGCAGATGGTGGAGGGATATCGTAGAAATCCAAGAGACGAACCGTACTACAGATGCAACCTGTGTTTAGCCCATGGACAGACGCCTGGTGTTTTTAACCACATCATTGGTAAGAAGCACACTGAAAAGTACATT AGAAACCGTTGTGTTTTGATGACCTCAGTTATTTCTCCAGTGACACTAGAAGTTCTTCGCAAGCGGTTAGTTGACGTTGAGGGTCTAAAGTGTGACTTGATCAAAACGATAATAG GTCTGAACTGCTACCCTCAAAAGTTGATTGATGCTGCAAAAGCAAAGCTCACAATGAAAGCCTGGAGAATGCATAAGATAGACATCAGAACTGAAGACAG GTCTTCTAGGCCACCTTCGCCAGTCCCTGGTACAAGCCGCTCATGCAGAGATACTTATAAAGCTAGTAATTCATCCTTTACCAGTAACTTAGAGTCAAGCCCGTCATCTGTAAAACGAGAAGGCAGGGCATCCTCCAGCTGTCCTGATCAGTCTCCACCCAGGAAGAGAATGTTCCTAGATGGCGCCAGTGGTGCAA CTACAGGATCAGCTGATAAAGAAGTGCAGACTTACGAGATGGGGAATATTATTAAAGGGCTGAAGTTCATTATGGAAACTAACAAAGGGACAG CTTCAGTCTTACAAAGTAATCGTGAAGCAAAAGAAGCCATTGATCTGATGTTTGCTATAGCCACAGTGCTTAGACTGAATGCAGTTGCTGAAAAGCCAAGCCCCCTGAGGGAGAAGAAAGTTGCT ATTTTTGAGAATATATTAGGAGAGATCATGTTCAGCCTCAGAAAGGTCCCCCTGTAA